Genomic DNA from Mucilaginibacter terrenus:
GCATTAATCACCGGCTTCTTTTCAGTTAAACGCTTTTGTCTTAATAATGCTTCCAGATAGTAGTAATCAGCATAAATTATTGGCACATCTATCTCGCTCTTGGCGGGTAAATGGCCGGTACTGTGCAGCAGCATAAAGCCCCTGGCACTGTCTGGCTGCGCCTGATAAGCGGTGTGCAGGCTCTTTATTATTTTATCAGCAGTAGCTTTATACTTTTTACCGTTTTTGCTGTAGGTGCTTAGCTCGTACAATGCTGACGCAGTAACCGCCGCTGCTGATGCATCTCTTGGCTGAGTTTTTATATCAGTAGCGTCATAATCCCAATAAGGAACCAGATCAGCAGGCATGTTAGGGTTGCTAAAGATGAACCTGGCAATTTGCTCTGCCTGCTGCAGGTAAGCCTTATTATGGGTTTCGCGGTAACACATTGTAAAACCATAAAGCCCCCACGCTTGCCCCCTTGCCCACGATGAACTGTCTGCAAAACCCTGGTGCGTTTGCTTGTGTAAAACCGCTCCGGTTTCAGGGTCATAGTCTACCACGTGGTAAGAGCTGTAGTTCTCTCTGAAGTGGTTCTTCATGGTAGTATTGGCATGTGTTACAGCTACGTTGTAAAAGCGTTTATCGCCGCTGAGTTTGGCTGCCTCGAACAACAATTCCAGGTTCATCATATTATCTATGATTACCGGGAACTTCCATTCCTTCCGGTTGTCCCACGACTTAAGAGAGCCTACTTTAGGATTAAACCTTGTTACAAGCGTTTTCGCCGCTTCTAATACAACATCTTTGTAGTGGGCATCATGTGTAAGCCTGTAAGCATTCCCCACGCTGTTATAAAGCTTAAAGCCCATATCGTGCGTTCCGGCATTGGCCTTCTCCGCCTCCATTAACGTGGTAAACGGAACAGCCTTTTGTTTCCAGCTTTCGGCCCCAGTGTACTCGTACAAAAACCACAAATTGCCCGGGAAAAAACCGCTACACCAATCGCGGGTAGGCACCAGTACTAGTTCTCCGTTTCTGCCCAGTGTACGTGGCGATACCAGGTTGGGCTTATCGGGATTCTTTGCTTTGTTAGTTTCTTTCAGCATTACATCTGCCTGATGCTGCGCAAAAACAAAAGCGGGCTTATAGTCTTGCTGGGCAAGGGCGTTTGTACCTGCTCCCGTTAGCAGAAGTGCTATGGCGATTTTTCTCATCATCATCAGTTTGCAACCTTAATTTTGATCACCAGCTTCTTCACTGTGTCAAAGCCATCCACCTTTATGTTAGGCCGGTGTGCATCCTGAGGGAAAAACAGGAAGAACGTTCCGGGCTCTGCTCTATAGTACTTACCCTCTGTCGTGTAGTTCGCCACATCTTTGGCTGTATCATAAGCATTGGTAACCGTTGCTTTAGCAACCTGCTCAACTCCAATCTTCTCTTTACCAGTTATCACATATTGCAGGTCGATATAGTTTTTATGCGATTCCCAGTTTGCTTTATCCAGCTCTTTTGACGGCGCTTCTGTTATGCTGGCATAGGCGTTATCTCCGTCGATAGGGTATTTGCCCGGTGCCAGGTTAGCAAGATCATGCTCTTTTATAAACTGAAAAGCTTTATCCCAGGTGGTTTGAGCGGCATGATACTGGCGGTAAAACTCCGCGGCGTTAACAGAAGCATGCGGCTTAAGCGTTGTGCCGTTGGCCCAGCTTCTTCCTTTAAGCCACTTGTTGGCCTGCCCCCGCGTCACTGTAGTTTTTGATGTATCCTGCGCTTTAACAGACAGCATTGCCGAAAGCAACAAAACACAAACAATTAATAACTTAGTGGTGTACTTAGTTATCATAATTTATAGGTTTTTACAATTGGTTTAACGGTATTTTGATGTGCTCTTACACCGTATTTAACTCCAATTATACGATGTAATGCAATAGAAAGCCCCGAAACCGACCTATATTTCTACTACAACGTTTTAGTAAACCTGCAACAGCGCGGCTACAACGTTTTCGTAGAAATAACATCCGGGTTTCTTTTTATTAAAACCTCATTGCGTTAGAATTGCCTGCTGTTATTTTGCAACTTAAATACCATTGCTTTGAAAGTATTACACAGTGTACACCCCGAAGATTTTAAAACTTACCAAACCGACAAAATCAGGGAACGCTTCCTAATAGAAGACCTGGTACAAGACAATCAGCTAAACTGTGTTTACACGCACTATGACCGCATGATAATAGGTGGGGCAAAACCCGTGAACGAGACCCTGCAACTACCTAACTATCCGAACCTGCGGGCAACCTACTTTTTGGAGCGACGCGAGATAGGCATCATTAATGTTGGTGGAGATGGTACGGTAACAGCCGACGGGCAACGCTATGAAATGAAGAAGCTGGACTGCCTGTATATAGGCAAAGGCGCAAAAGAAGTCAGCTTTAGCAGTGCTGATGCCAGCAAGCCTGCGGTTTACTACATCTTATCATGCCCTGCACATCATACATACCCAACTGAGCTGATGACGCTTGAAAAAGCAGCAAAAGTGAAGGCAGGCAGCGCGGAGACCGCCAATGACCGCACTATAAACAAATACATACATGCCGATGGCATAAAAAGCTGCCAGCTGGTGATGGGCCTTACTATTTTACATAACGGAAGTGTTTGGAACACCATGCCGGCACACGTACATGACAGGCGTATGGAAGCTTACTTTTACTTTGATGTTCCGGACGGGCAGCGGGTATTTCATTATATGGGCGAAGGGCACGAAACCAGGCATATACTGGTAAACAATTATGGCGCAGTGGCATCACCTCCATGGAGCATACACTCCGGATCTGGCACGGCGAGCTATAGTTTTATATGGGGTATGGCGGGTGAGAATACCGACTATACCGACATGGATGCTGTTAAGATAGAAGATATCCGCTGATCCCTTTGGTTTATAATAGCCTGACATTACTAAATTTTTATTACATTGGTAACTGCAAACAAAGACTCGGAGGAGCAGGGACAGTTACTATATATGAATTTTAATGCGATTACGATAAGGGACATTGCCAGGGCTTTACAGCTTTCAGTATCAACGGTATCCAAAGCCTTAAGGGATAGCTACGAAATAAGCGAAAAGACCAAAAAGCTGGTTGTTGAATATGCCGAAAAGAACAACTACCGGCCTAATCCAATAGCGCAAAGCCTTAAAAAAGGGCACAGTAAATCTATTGGAATTGTTGTTTCTACTATCGAAAATCAATTCTTTTCCCAGGTGATCAACGGTATCGAGTCGGTTGCTTACCAGGCAGGGTTTAACGTCATCTTCACTCAAACACATGAATCGTATGAGATGGAAGTTAAGAACGTAGATCAGCTGGCGCACCATTCCCTTGACGGTTTGCTCATATCGCTCTCTACAGAAACAAAGGATATTGAGCATCTCAAACTTTTGCACAAACGAGGGTTGCCAATCGTCTTTTTTGACAGAATAAGTAATGAGATAGATACGCATAAAGTTATTGCTGATAACTTTAAAGGAGGGTATGATGCAACGAAACACCTGATAGATTCCGGGTATAGCAAAATAGCGCATATAACCAGTCCGCCCAACATCTCTATTACCAAAGAGCGGCTTGCAGGATATAACCAGGCGCTTAAAGATGCGGGCCTTACTGTACCACCCGAGTATATTAAACATTGCTCGCACGGTGGCCGCGACATTGGTGAGATAGAGAACTCCTTAAACGAGCTCCTGGCGCTTAAAGAACGCCCGGATGCCATTTTCACCACGTCTGACAGGATTACCACCACCACGCTGCTTTTATTGAACAAGCTGGGCATAAAAATACCAGAGCAAATAGCGCTTGTAGGTTACACCAACACTACGCTTGCAGACGCGCTAAACCCGCCGCTGACATCTGTGTATCAGCCCGCCTTTGAGATGGGCCAGAAAGCTGCGGAAATGCTTTTAAACCTGATACTAAGCAAACGGCCGGTTACCGAGTTTGAAACCGTCACCCTTCCAACGCAGTTGTTTGTGAGAAAATCAACAGCGCCACGGGAGGTGTAAGCCCCCTTTTTCTGCCACATACCGAAAACGATTTCGTAAATAAATAAAGCGTTAACCTGTAATTAACGCCTCTGCGCCAATACTTTTGGGTGTGCATCTACTATTTCCAGTTATAAACCTGCACGCACATAACTTTACTATCGTGATCAAAAAATTGCTGTTAAGCATTGTGATAAGCTTAGGTTTAGCCTGTAACATCCGGGCGCAAACGGTGGCTTTAGATTACTATTTTAACCGTGAGGTTAAGAAAACTGCCAACGGTGCAATGCAGCGTTTCCACTACACCTGGGAGGACCAAAGCAATTCGGGTTTCTCTTTATGGGGTAAGGAGTTTGACAAACTCGGCGCAAAGCTCGATTCGATACCTGTTGCACCAACAGCAGAAAACCTGAAGAATGTAAGCGTATACATTATTGTTGACCCAGACACCAGGAAAGAAAGCGCAAGCCCTAATTACATTACCCCTACCGATGCCGACGTTATTGCTGCATGGGTAAAAAAAGGAGGCGTGCTTTTGTTAATGGCTAATGACAGCGCTAATACCGAGCTGCAGCACTTCAACATCCTGGCTGCAAAGTTTGGCATGCACTTTAACAACGATATGCAAAACCATGTTATAGATGATGCACATTTTAACGATGGCGCCATCAGCATTAAAAACAATAAGGTATTTAAAACAGCAACTAAGGTTTTCCTCAAAGACGTGTGCAGCATTGGCTTATCCGGCAATGCAAAGCCATTATTAACCGCAAAAACTGGCGCCGCCATTGCAGCAATTAGTAAGCATGGTAAAGGGTGTGTTATTGCAGTGGGTGACCCATGGCTCTATAACGAATATGTGAACGGGCGATTGCCTGCAGGTTACGAGAATGACAAGGCAATGGCAGACCTGGCCCGATATGTAATATCACTGAAAAAATAGTACCTCTTGAATGAGTTCAGTAAAAATACTTCAAATGCGTGCGGTGGGTTTTAGATTGGTTAACTGCAGCCTATCCCGCAGTGTGGGGAGATTGATTAATACGTTGATTTTAATTTTGGTTTTCGGTTGCATCGGCTGTGCGCAAAGCACGGCCGGTACCAACCGGGTTCACCTGTTCAGCATGGCCGATTTGGAAAAGACCAATCAACTTTATCGAGCCCATGATCATAATGCTGTAATACAGGTAAACAACTTGCTGAAACAAGCCGACTCGCTGTTAACGCAAGGGCCGTGGTCGGTAACTTTCGATAAGAAAAAGACAGCTCCAGGCAACAATCCGCATGATTACCTTAGCCAGGCTCCCTACTGGTGGCCTGATTCCAGCAAAGCCGACGGAAAGCCTTACATACGCAAAGACGGCCGGCGCAACCCCGAAATTTACGAACTTCACGATGCCGCGCAGATGGAGAAAATGGCATCTGCAGTCAAAAAGCTGGCGCTAGCTTATCACTTCAGCAAAAAAGCAACATATGCAAAAAAAGCAGGCCAATTGTTAAAGACCTGGTTTATTGATCCCGCAACAGCCATGAACCCTAATCTTAATTACGCGCAATATGTGCCGGGAGTAAATGAAGGCAGGGGCATCGGCATTATAGAAACAAACCGCTTGCTGCCGATTCCAGACGCGGTAACGCTGTTGCAGAACGGATTGGACGCTAATTTAGTTAATGGATTGAAGGATTGGTTTAAAGCGTACACGCAATGGCTGCTTACCAGCAAAAATGGCAAAGCCGAGCAAAAAGAACTAAACAACCACGGCACCTGGTTTGATGTACAGGTAGTGGTGTATACGCTGTTCTCTGGTGACGAGGCGACAGCCAGAAAAGAAATCACCGACCATACAATACCCCGCATAGCTAAACAATTTACCGCAGATGGCCGCCAGCCGCTTGAACTGGCCCGCACCCGCGCGTGGGACTACTCCAACATGAACTTAATGGCCTGGTACCGGCTCGCCTTTATTGCGCAGCAATTGAACATTGATCTTTATAATAAAACTGTCGATGGCAGCAAGGGCATAAAAACAGCACTGGAGTTTTTACTGCCTTATGCCGCAGGCGAACAAGCATGGCCCTACCAGGAAATAGGCGGCTACGAATACGGTAACATCAGGCGGATGGTACATACCGCACGCGTTGTTTACCCAGATCTAAAGCTCAAAGCTTTTGATAGAAAATTCCCGGAAGGCAACGACCCGTTGATGTTTCTTTTTTGACATTCCCGACCATGAAAATCCACCTACGTCTTACCATCTTACTTGTATTATGCACAACAATATCTACCGGGTGGGCTCAGCAAAAAACCCGACTTCAAAATAACTGGGAGTTTGTTAAAGGCGACCTTGGCGGCGTTTGGGAAGCCGTTCGCCCGCAAACAGCCGGCGGACCGGAAACGCTGCCGCTTTGGGAAAAGGTGACCCTTCCGCATTGCTTTAACATGCGGGATGCTGTTGACCCGGATGTAAATTATTACCAAGGGCCGGGTTGGTACCGCACGCAGCTTAGCATAAACAACCCATACCCGGGCGGAAGAACAGTTTTACACTTTGAGGGTGCGGGACAGAAGTCGGATGTTTACATCTACACTAAAAAGGTGGGCAGCCACCTGGGCGGGTACGATGAATGGACAGTAGACATCACCGACGCAATAGAAGAGTTTAAGCAAGACCCTGCTTTTCAAAAACGTTTCAAGGGCAAAATACCGCTGGAGATACGATGTGATGACTCCCGCGATCTGGAAACTATACCCTCCCAGCTATCAGATTTTAATGTTTATGGTGGCATTTACCGTCACCTTAACCTGCTTTACCTGCCTGCGGTAAGCGTAGGTGAGCTGCATGCTAAAACAAGTATGTCGGCAGATGTAAAATCAGGCTATATCAATCCTATATTCACCTTTTACCATCCTGCTGCTGGCGGAAATATTTCCGGTGAAATAGTGGTAAAAAATACAGTTGGGAAGATAGTTGCCAAACAGCCTATCGACATCAATTTAGTAAAAACTGATTCAGCGACTTACGAGTTGAGCAAGCTTACTGTTAAGAACCCACATTTATGGACCGTAACAGACCCTTACCTGTACACGGTTGAGATAACGGCAAAACATCAGGGCCAAACATTTACTCACGCCGAAAAGGTTGGTTTCAGAAGCTTCCTTTTTGCAGATAAAGGGCCATTTTACCTGAATGGTAAACGTTTGCTATTGCGGGGCACCCACCGCCATGAAGACCATGCAGGCGTAGCCGCAGCCATGACCGATAGTATGATGTTGGCCGAAATGCAAATGATAAAAGACATGGGCGCAAATTTTATCAGGTTGGGGCACTACCAGCAATCTCGCAGAATATTACAGCTTTGCGATAGCCTTGGAATTTTGGTGTGGGAAGAAATACCCTGGTGCCGCGGCGGCTTGGGTGGCGACAAGTACAAGGCCCAGGCACGGGCCATGCTCAGCAATATGATTGCGCAGCACTATAACCATCCATCTATCATTCTTTGGGGGCTTGGAAATGAAAATGACTGGGAAGGAGATTTCCAGAAGTTTGACAAGCAAAAGATCCGCACATTCATGAGCGAGCTGAACAACATTGCACATAAGCTTGATCCATCCCGCAAAACAACTATTCGCCGCTGCGATTTCTGTAAAGACATACCGGACGTATACTCACCATCAATATGGGCTGGCTGGTACAGGGGCGTTTATACCGAATACAAGAAAACATCTGAAGAGGAATTTAACAAAGTACCACACTTCTTCCATGCTGAATGGGGCGGCGATAGCCACGCGGGCAGGCATTCGGAAAACCCGGACAAAGCACTTGCTGCAATTAAAGCGGGTAGCGGTAATGACGAACGTAAGGGGGATGCATCTTTGATAGGCGGTGCTGCCAGGGTTTCTAAAGATGGGGACTGGAGTGAAAGTTATATATGCAACCTGTTTGACTGGCACCTTAAGGAACAGGAAACCATGCCTTGGCTAACGGGTTCAGCATTTTGGGTGTTTAAAGATTTTTCTACTCCCATACGGCCGGATAATCCTGTGCCTTACATGAACCAAAAAGGTGTTGTAGACCGCGATCTTGCTAAAAAAGAATCTTACTATGTTTTTCAGTCGTACTGGGCCACAAAGCCGATGGTGCATATTTATGGCCATAGCTGGCCGGTTAGGTGGGGAGATGCCAATGAGCTCAAAATGGTTAAGGTCTACTCCAATGCCGACCGCACTGAACTATTTGTAAACGGTAAAAGCTATGGCATAAAACAACGCAATTCACAGGATTTCCCGGCAGCGGGGCTTCGCTGGATGGTGCCTTATCAAGAGGGTAATAATAAACTGAGGGTTGTAGCTTATAAGGGAAAGATGATTGTTTCTGACACCGTTTCTCAACGTTATCAAACAGCCAAATGGAGTAAGGCGGCAAAGCTTGTACTCAGCAAAGCTGACGTAGTTGGAGACATTGCAACTATACAGGCCACCTTGTACGATGCTAAGGGTGTACAGTGCCTGGATGCAACAAACTGGGTGAGCTTCTCACTTGCGGGTGACGGTAAGCTGATAGACGACCTCGGCACACCAACAGGTTCACGCAAAGTACAAGTATATAACGGGCACGCGCTGATCTCCGTAAAGTTGAACAAGGGAAAGTCTGCAATAGCAGTGAGCAGCGAAGGGATACCTACCGCAACCTTAAGTTTATAAACAATGAAGCATAAGTTCTTGCTGATCATTCCAATGATGTTAGCACTTTCCGGCTTTAATCAGTCTAACGATATGGAGGATCGGATCGCGGCTACCCTACGTCCATACATCCTCAAGGAGGCAGCCTGGGCAATGGAACAACAGCCGGCTACCATAACGGCACAAGTCAGCGACAGGAGCACCGGTGGCGTACATGACTTCTATTCGGAAGGTGATTATTGGTGGCCAAACCCTGCCGATCCTAACGGCGCTTACATACAAAAAGATGGTGTAACTAATCCCGATAACTTTGTTGCGCACAGACAAGCCATGATCCGCTTCAGTAGGGTAATAGGCGCACTGGCCTCGGCTTATAAAATCACTCATGATAAAAAATACGTTCTGCAGGCTGTTAAACATCTGCGAGCCTGGTTTATAGATTCGGCAACGCTGATGAACCCGAACCTGCAATATGCACAAGCCATAAAAGGTGTTGCCACCGGAAGGGGAATAGGCATAATAGACACCATTCACCTTATGGAAGTGGTACAAGGAATTATAGCTATGCAACCATCCGGTTTAATTGATAAGCGTACAACATCTGCTATAAAAAGCTGGTTCGAAAATTATCTTTACTGGTTGGTTAACAGCAAATACGGGAAAGACGAAATGAATGCCCGCAATAATCATGGTACTTGCTGGGTAATGCAGGTTGCCTGCTTTGCACGTTTCACCGGCAATGAAGCATTAACAACGTTCTGCAGAAAGCGCTTTAAGAATGATCTATTGCCCAACCAAATGGCTGCAGATGGTAGCTTTCCGCTGGAACTTAAGCGTACAAAGCCGTATGGGTATTCAATTTTTAACCTTGATGCAATGGCCACCATTTGCAAAATTTTGAGCACCAGGCAGGATAATCTTTGGCTGTACTCTACAGCCGATGGCAAATCCATAAAGAAAGGCATAGAGTTCCTGTACCCGTTTATAAAAGACAAAAGCAGCTGGTCGTTTAATAAAGACGTTATGTACTGGGACAATTGGCCGGTTGCACAACCCTCACTGGTTTTCGGCGCAGAGGCTTATGGCAATGCTGCCTGGCTAAACACCTGGGTAAAGCTAGACCACGATCCTGAAGTGCCGGAAATTATTCGTAATTTACCGGCGCGGCACCCTTTGGTCTGGTGATCATACCACCAGCGTGCTCCAGCCTTGCTGATCGCCCTTTAACTTTGACCGCTTTTTCTCCTGCATTACTTTCTTTATGCGCATAGCATATGTCCAGCAGGTACTTTGCCTAATTTGCAGCTTCTCCGACAATTGGTGCGATGATATCGTACCATTAGTGATGTACATGAGGTAGGTGATGTAAAAGGCTTTATTTATCGGGATTCGGTTGTTCTCGAAAATGGTATTGTGAATAGCTGACTCTTCGTAACTGCACTTGGTACACCGTCGGCTGTGCGGCAGCCGGCCGCCGCAATAACTTGTGTTCTCACAGCGGGTACAAGAGTAGCCGTCCTTCCACTTTAACGATGATAAGAAACCAAAACAGGTTTCCTGGTCGGGGTACTTGGCACTAAATTCTTCAAAGTTTAGCTCGGCAGAAAGTGCTCGCGATTCGGTAACACGTTCAATGCTGGTTTTAAGTTCAACATTGTCTTTCTCCAGCAGCACATTCATTCTTGATATCTCTTCAGCCTGCAATTCCAACTGCCTGTTTACAGTCAATAGTTGTCGGTTCTGGCGCTCAATTACCTCTTTCTGCAATTGCAACTTCTCCGATTTTTCCACCACCTCCTTTGTCCGGATAGCGACCTGCAATTCAAGTTCTCGGTTAATAGAATCCTTTAGCTCGGCGTTTAGTTTCATTTGCCGCATTGCTTCGTTATCAGCTGCTTCTTTCTCCTTTTTGAATAACCGTACCTGGTCGCCAATTGCAAACGATAAAAGCACCATTTCCATCACAAAACAGCCGCTTAAGCTATAATAACTTACCGCGGATGGTAAAAAGGTAAGGAGTTTTAGAGCGGTAAGTGCTTTAATTATAAAGCCTACAAACAATATGGAGTAGGCTAAAACAAAAAACCGCGCCGGCTGAAACCCTTTTCCATAGATGTAAATACCTGCCGCAAAACATACGGATAGTGGTATTACTTCCACAAACTTGTAAACAAACAGCCCTTTAGCAAACATAAGGCAGTACAGGAAGTACACCGATCTCAGTACAATTACCCAGTTAATCAACTTGTTAAATAAAGGAGCACGGTATTTTACCTGCAAAAGTTCTTTGCTGAATACCAATGCGAAAAAGCTGATCAGGTACAGCGCCACGCCATAGCCATAATGGTTTATTACCGGCATATCCGGCCACAAGTACTGAAAAGCAATCCCGTCAGCACTCATTTCATAGAGGCCAACACTTATAACGTAGAACACATAAAACAAGTAATGCTTCCTGCGTACAGCAATGAACATCAGCAAGTTGTGGAAGCAAAAGATTAGTATCATGCCATAAAACAGCCCATAACCGAGGTACTCATTCAATGCGTACCGCACAAAATAGCCTACCGTACGATACACCATTATAATGTTCACCAGGTTATGAGACCTTACCTTAAAATAGTATACATGTTCCCCCTTAGTGGCATTTTTTAGTAAGAACTCAAAATTTTTATGGTGAAAAAGGCGGTTGCTAAAACCCATGTTCGCGCCGGACTTCACCTCTTTGTATGTACCATTTGTGTCTGGTAAATAGGCAGTTACCTCATCTGTAGTCTGATCGAAGAATTCTATTAAACGAGTATTACTTTCCAGTGCCTCGTCAAATCTGACGCGTACACGCATCCAATAGGTGGACGCATTAACATTATTGCTCGGATACAAAGATTGATTGTTCTTGAATACCAATGCTTTACCTGTCACATCGGCGAAGTTGAGCTTGCCGGTTCTGTCTTCCAGCACTGCCACGTCGTTGAACGTAAATTTGTGCTGATCTAACTGATTATCAACATCCAGCACCTTTTGAGCCTTTGCACAAACAGCTGCCACACACATCAACAGGCATAGTATAATTTTTTTCAAATTATATAAAGGTTTAATATACAATAACTTCTATATGCAAGCTCATACCGGCTAACGCAAGTGGCTGACAGTACGCTCAAACTTTACTTATAGAAACAGGTGGTTTATAACATATCAAATATAATGAAATCAGATCTAAAGACCCACCCATTAAAGGCGATTTTCATGAGCAAAAACCTCCAAAAACCACACTTTTTTCTGTAGGGATTTAAGCATTGACTATCAATACATTGGGCACTCCGCAGTTGTTCGCAGAAATCAGATCCAGACACTTCACGTCATTCCCAATTTTTCTAAAGAAATAAAAACTTATCTACATACGGCGGGTTATTTAATCAATAATTAAAAACATCGACCATGATTGAACAGGATAAACTAACCCGTCGCCAGGTAATTGGCGGCATAGGCGCAGCAGTTGCCACGGCTGCCGTAACGCCGGTTTTTGGAGCCGGTGGACCATCAGCCTTTGATAGCGGCAGCACAGCGGCACCACTGGAAGACCCAACTCAAAAATACCCTAAGCCACCGTTCCAGGAGCAGTCGCAGCCATGGCCGGGACTGGCAAGCCAGATGAACCCACGGCCAGACCACGGCGAGAAAAGCTACAAAGGTACCGGCAGGCTTAAAGGCCGCAAAGCACTTATAACCGGTGGAGACTCTGGCATGGGCCGTGCGGCAGCCATTGCTTATGCACGCGAAGGTGCCGACGTAGCTATTAATTACCACCCTTCTGAAGAGCCGGATGCAAAAGAAGTAATTGCTTTGATTAAAGCGGAAGGCCGTAAGGCAGTAGCTATACCAGGCGACCTGCGCGACGAGGCATTTTGCAAGAAGCTTGTGGACACTGCTGTTAGAGAGCTGGGCGGTTTAGATATTTTGGTGAGCAATGCAGCCCGCCAGCAAACCAAACCGTCTATACTGGATATCAGCACCGAAGATTTTGATGCTACCATGAAGACCAATATATATGCGCCATTCTGGATCATCAAAGCGGCATTACCGCATTTGCCTCCGGGCTCTGCCATTATTGGTACCACATCAGAACAGGCTTACGATCCGTCCGCAGACCTGTATGATTATGCACAGACCAAAGCAGCTACCATGAACTTTGTTAAGTCACTGGCAAAGCAGTTTGCGTCTAAAGGCATAAGAGTGAACGGTGTAGCACCTGGACCAATCTGGACACCATTACAGGTGAGCGGTGGCGCTACTATGGAAAAGCTAAAACAGTTTGGCGGTCAAACACCCTTCAAGAGACCGGGCCAGCCGGCAGAACTTGCCTCAATTTATGTGCAGCTTGCCGCTGCAGATGCAAGCTACGCTACCGGGCAGGTTTACGGCTCATCAGGCGGCGCGGGCCAACCATAAAGCCACATAAATATACAAAAAAAGCCACGGCATACATCGTGGCTTTTTTGTTATACCCGCTTGCGCATGAAGTAAAAAGTTACAGGGATACGGGTAACAAAGCCCATGTCCTCGTATACCTTTATAGCGCGTGCATTATCGTCGCGGACGTGCAGGTAGGGTGTACCACCTTCTGCTTTTATACGGATGATGTGGTGCAGCAGTAATTGCCGCGCATAACCCTTTCCCAGGTGATCCGGGTGTGTGCAAACGGCGCTTACTTCCATGTAATTTCCAGCGTGCATACGCTGGCCCGTCATGGCTACCAGCTTTTCTTCGCTGAACACGCCTTTGTAGTGTCCGAATTCTATTGTCCGTTGCGCAAACGGACCAGGATTGGTAAGTTTTGTAAGGGCAAGCATCTGGGGTATGTGCTCTGCCGTAAGATCTTTAACTGCTACCAGGTTGTTTGGCTCTGGTGTGCCTCCCGTATGGACCATTTGGTAACCCGGAATAGTTGCTATTGCTTTCCAGAAGTCCGGGATGGTCGTGGTCCCGGCAGTCATAAACAATACCGACCGTTCTGCGGGGATCACGTTGTAAAGTTCACGAAAGTTTTCTTCGGTATTTTCGCGCAACGCTACAAAGGGCGAAACGTCCGCATCAAAATACTTTACGTGGTCGTTCCC
This window encodes:
- a CDS encoding SDR family oxidoreductase, coding for MIEQDKLTRRQVIGGIGAAVATAAVTPVFGAGGPSAFDSGSTAAPLEDPTQKYPKPPFQEQSQPWPGLASQMNPRPDHGEKSYKGTGRLKGRKALITGGDSGMGRAAAIAYAREGADVAINYHPSEEPDAKEVIALIKAEGRKAVAIPGDLRDEAFCKKLVDTAVRELGGLDILVSNAARQQTKPSILDISTEDFDATMKTNIYAPFWIIKAALPHLPPGSAIIGTTSEQAYDPSADLYDYAQTKAATMNFVKSLAKQFASKGIRVNGVAPGPIWTPLQVSGGATMEKLKQFGGQTPFKRPGQPAELASIYVQLAAADASYATGQVYGSSGGAGQP
- a CDS encoding GNAT family N-acetyltransferase produces the protein MAHVLDNPTWNALISNNRHLGGGNDHVKYFDADVSPFVALRENTEENFRELYNVIPAERSVLFMTAGTTTIPDFWKAIATIPGYQMVHTGGTPEPNNLVAVKDLTAEHIPQMLALTKLTNPGPFAQRTIEFGHYKGVFSEEKLVAMTGQRMHAGNYMEVSAVCTHPDHLGKGYARQLLLHHIIRIKAEGGTPYLHVRDDNARAIKVYEDMGFVTRIPVTFYFMRKRV